In Triticum urartu cultivar G1812 chromosome 6, Tu2.1, whole genome shotgun sequence, the following proteins share a genomic window:
- the LOC125512253 gene encoding uncharacterized protein LOC125512253 translates to MRRSTPWMPAQAPVHLAAVGNRCPAAGSIKSATLPDLLPIHVAAEPSSASPTVGLHRPCLSSPRAPHRRSSSVVPASAMPEHRRSTMATSSWSKLVSILHRPVSSAARIRPPSRHPPLLLTNMVTGALLRAWHRARCRPPLSSRAAAPLLPLYQSRAPRPVSHRPSTAACPRLRRWQARCPRIHVSSLTVLMDARLHRSSTSSSAVADKTEATQEPPCPRPLGPYA, encoded by the exons ATGAGAAGAAGCACACCATGGATGCCTGCCCAAGCTCCAGTTCACCTCGCCGCCGTCGGGAACCGGTGTCCCGCGGCCGGATCCATCAAGTCCGCGACCCTGCCTGACCTCCTTCCCATTCATGTCGCCGCCGAGCCTTCTTCTGCTTCCCCTACTGTAGGGCTCCATCGCCCCTGCTTGTCTTCACCTCGCGCACCGCATCGCCGCTCctcctccgtcgtgccggcgagCGCGATGCCGGAGCACCGCAG GAGCACCATGGCTACCTCGTCCTGGAGCAAGCTTGTCAGCATCCTTCATCGTCCTGTGTCTAGCGCTGCCCGGATCCGTCCGCCTTCGCGCCACCCGCCCTTGCTGCTGACGAACATGGTGACTGGCGCCCTCCTTCGCGCGTGGCACCGCGCCAGATGCCGCCCTCCGCTGTCCAGCCGTGCCGCAGCGCCCCTGCTTCCTCTATATCAAAGTCGAGCGCCCCGCCCCGTGTCTCACCGCCCGAGCACTGCTGCCTGCCCTCGTCTCCGACGCTGGCAAGCTCGCTGCCCCCGGATCCACGTCTCCAGCCTGACCGTGCTCATGGACGCTCGCCTCCACCGGTCGTCTACAAGCAGCAGCGCTGTCGCGGACAAG ACCGAAGCCACTCAAGAGCCGCCATGTCCGCGTCCCCTTGGACCCTACGCGTGA